CACCATCACCAGCCTGATGATGCGCTTCTACGACATTCAGCGCGGGAGCATCCTCGTCGATGGCGTCGACGTCCGCCAGCAGGATCTGAACGCCCTGCGCCGCCGCTTCGGTGTCGTGCTGCAAGACCCGTTCCTATTCACCGGAACGGTTGCCGACAACATCCGCCTCGGGTCCTCGTGGATTACGGATGAACAGCTTCAGCGCGCCGCTGACGAGGTCAACGTCGGCGACTTCATCCGCACGCTCCCGCTGAAGTTCAATGAGCCGGTCCGCGAGCGCGGCGCGACGCTCTCCACCGGCCAGAAGCAGCTCATCAGCTTTGCTCGCGCGCTGGCTCATGCACCGCGTATCCTCATCCTCGACGAGGCCACCAGCTCGGTCGACACCGACACCGAACTCCGTGTCCGACTCGCACTCTCGCGCATGATCGCCGGCCGCACGTCGATCCTCATTGCGCATCGTCTCTCCACGATCCAGCGAGCTGACACCATCCTCGTGATGCATAAAGGGCAACTCCGTGAGCGCGGAACACACCAGCAACTCCTCGCGCAGCGCGGCCTGTACTGGAAGCTCTATCAGCTCCAGTACAAGGACCAGGAGCTCGGCTCAGGAACCGACACCGGCGCGCCGCTCCAGCCACTCAGCGCCGACTAGCCGCGCGCGATCCTGAGGCAGTCCTCAACGACCTTCGCCACCCGCTTCTCCCGCGCCTCCGGGCTCTGGTAATAGAACACGGCCAGCAGATTCCCGCGCCGCTGCGCCGCCGTCATCTTCTGCCACCCCGCAGCCGCTGCCGGGTTCCTACGGAACGCGACCTCGATCACGGGAGGCAGAACCTTCTCCCCCTCCATGGCCAGCATCAATCGCTCGGCCATCTGCTCCGCCCGCCGCTGTCGAGCCTCCGTTCCCTTCACCCCGTCGATCCACTTGCCGATCTCGCGCCGCATCGCCTCGCTGAGATTCGCGTACCACTTCGCCAGGGCTTTCTCGCTCTTCAACAGCCGCCCAAGTTCCTCAGGAATGCTCGCCTCGCGCTGTTCCAAATCGGGCTCAACCACCAGGTCGATCATTCCGCCCACGCGCACGCCCGCGGCCTTCTGCATCTTCTTGTTTACGAGAATGAAGTGGCCGCCCCGCCCGGCATCGGAAAATGAAAATAGCGATGTACGAAAGACCTCGCCGCCTGCTTCCACTTTCACTCGCAGCCGTACCATCTTCTTCCAGGCCTTTTCGATATCAAAGGGCACGCGCGCGATGACCCATCCCAGGCCATCGCCCAAAGGCTCCAGCGCTGCGCGAAAGCTCTTCTTTACTCCCCGGTCAGCCGTCTTCGCCATCGCAGGTATCTTACCTTGCTCCGGGCCGATCACACGACAGTCGGCTGCCCTCCGAACCATTACACTTGAACCATCACTACACCATCCAACTCGAGCATCTTTCTCTCCGCCGGGGAGGCGAGCGGCGACCACTACGGCGCACAGATCATCGCCGCGCTCCGCTCCTCACTTCCCGGCGCCAGCTTCTTCGGTCTGGGAGGCCGTGAGATGGCGGACGCCGGCCAGCAACGC
The Edaphobacter bradus genome window above contains:
- a CDS encoding YdeI/OmpD-associated family protein, encoding MAKTADRGVKKSFRAALEPLGDGLGWVIARVPFDIEKAWKKMVRLRVKVEAGGEVFRTSLFSFSDAGRGGHFILVNKKMQKAAGVRVGGMIDLVVEPDLEQREASIPEELGRLLKSEKALAKWYANLSEAMRREIGKWIDGVKGTEARQRRAEQMAERLMLAMEGEKVLPPVIEVAFRRNPAAAAGWQKMTAAQRRGNLLAVFYYQSPEAREKRVAKVVEDCLRIARG